In one window of Osmia lignaria lignaria isolate PbOS001 chromosome 11, iyOsmLign1, whole genome shotgun sequence DNA:
- the LOC143305801 gene encoding uncharacterized protein LOC143305801: protein MCFFSFLNIDNLTNLIADQETNYKRLLKNENIRSIRTRTNKAKDKKIITSQENLMSGTLPLGQFLRFFSEDHKQEHYENDLMSTDPNENDKCNELLPKTTFFAEKVPTATVDECNEFPKITFVTEAANIASVNKFYKNQPTQFNATSNIEDHSGVMLAEDRVRTQNVHAITADGENKNWQKPVSSIETRSSNMSPQVVLEKMCIQTQRRKSLRKTTST from the exons ATGtgttttttttcattcttaaatATAGATAACTTAACAAATCTAATTGCGGATCAGGAAAcaaattataaaagattattaaaaaatgaaaacataaGGAGTATACGAACACGCACGAATAAAGCAAAggataagaaaataataacatCACAAGAAAATTTAATGTCTGGGACACTGCCATTAGGTCAATTTTTACGTTTCTTTAGCGAAGATCATAAACAAGAACACTACGAGAACGATTTAATGTCAACAG ATCCTAACGAAAATGATAAATGTAATGAACTTCTTCCAAAAACAACATTCTTCGCAG aaaaGGTACCCACCGCGACCGTTGATGAATGTAATGAATTTCCAAAAATAACATTTGTTACAG AAGCGGCAAATATCGCGTCTGTTAATAAATTCTACAAAAACCAGCCAACACAATTTAACGCCACTTCCAATATAGAAG ATCATAGCGGCGTAATGTTGGCTGAAGATCGTGTACGTACCCAAAACGTACACGCAATAACTGCAGATGGAGAGA aTAAGAATTGGCAGAAACCTGTTTCAAGTATAGAAACGCGTAGTAGTAACATGAGCCCCCAAGTTGTTTTGGAGAAGATGTGTATCCAAACACAGCGGCGTAAATCTTTACGGAAGACAACTTCTACATAA
- the LOC143305847 gene encoding uncharacterized protein LOC143305847 encodes MVRSLIKKQNTWNFSLLFYVNVVLRPCTKQYGENSFSYSTIAKQLRKCHEKVEEITENKCCVHLGNRNKEEAIEGDISSPSNDTPSDICTKSLLEFQLSVDDITDDTDVCISGSQINEQNLMEEEWSGRRSCCCK; translated from the exons ATGGTACGTTCTTTGATTAAGAAACAAAACACAT GGAATTTCAGTTTACTGTTTTATGTGAATGTCGTACTAAGACCATGTACAAAGCAATATGGAGAAAACAGTTTTTCTTATTCCACGATTGCAAAACAACTCAGAAAGTGTCATGAG AAAGTCGAGGAGATAACAGAAAACAAGTGTTGTGTACATTTAGGAAACAGGAACAAGGAAGAAGCAATAGAGG GTGATATTTCATCACCATCTAATGACACTCCCAGTGATATTTGCACAAAGTCTTTACTGGAATTTCAATTAAGCGTCGATGATATCACAGATG ATACTGACGTTTGTATAAGTGGTAGTCAAATTAATGAACAGAATTTAATGGAAG AAGAATGGTCTGGACGAAGGAGTTGCTGCTGCAAGTGA